GCAAAATGCTGTGGCTAGAGATTTATTAGTAACAAGGCAAGTCCTCAATGTGCAGGTTAAGGAGGAATAAAGTAACCAAAGGGAGAACTTGTTTCATACTCGGTGCTTTGTAAATAACAAAGTTTGCAGTGTCATTATCGATGGAGGGAGCTACACAAACGTAGCCAGCACTTATTTGGTGGAAAAATTGGTCTTAGCTACCTTGAAACATCCTCAACCTTACCGGCTTCAGTGGCTGAATGAATGTGGCGAAATCAAGGTGACAAGACAAGTGTTGGTGGCATTATCCATTGGAAAATATGAGGATGAGGTGCTATGTGATGTGGTCCCCATGCATGCATGCCATTTATTGTTGGGAAGACCATGGCAGTATGATCGGAGGCTTAAGCATGATGGATTCACACATAATGAGAGCAGGagaggaaaattttaattacgttgcaaaaaaaagtgagatcaaGAGAACATTATTTTCACACCAACCCCTTATTGTACTCATTACAAGGAGGCTCTTTTATGTACTAATGATCTCGTCGGAACTTTGCCGAGCAATGTTGTTTCTCTTTTGCAGGAGTTTGAAGATGTCCTTCCCGAAGAGGTACCTCATGGTTTACCTCCAATTCGAGCGATTGAACATCAAATTGATTTCATACCTGGTGCATCAATTCCAAACCGACCTGCTTATAGGAGTAATCCCGAGGAGACCAAGGAACTTCAGAGGCAAGTAGGTGAATTATTGGAGAAGGGATACGTGCATGAAAGTATGAGTCCTTGTGCAGTCCCGGTGTTATTAgttcctaagaaggatggaacatGGAGGATGTGTGTTAACTGCCGAGTCATCAACAACATAACGGTAAAATATTGTCATCCCATTTTTTAGATTAGATGATATGCTGGATGAATTACATGGTTCTTGTGTCTTTGCAAAAATTGATCTTAAGAGTGGTTACCATCAGATTAGGATGAAGGaaggtgatgaatggaaaactgcttTTAAGACTAAATATGGTTTGTATGAGTGGTTAGTGATGCCTTTCGGCTTACCTAATACTTCAAGCACTTTTATGTGTTTGATGAACCATGTTTTGCATGCATTTATTGGTAGATTTTTAGTTGTGTATTTTGATGATATCCTAATTTATAGCAAAAATTTGGAAGAACATGTAATGCATTTGAAATCTGTTTTGGAAATTCTAAGGAAAGAAAGATTGTTTGCTAACCTCAAAAAGTGCACCTTTTGTACGGATAAGCTTGTGtttcttggttttgttgttagtaaaagaggaattgaggtggacgaggaaaaggtgaaggcaaTCCAAGAGTGGCCAACGCCTACAAAAATCATTCAAGTGAGGAGTTTCCACGGCTTAGCTAGTTTCTATAGACGGTTTGTGCGTGATTTTAGTAGCTTAGCCGCCCCTCTTAGTGAAGTCATCAAGAAAAATGTGTCGTTTAAGTGGgggaaagaacaagaaaaggcATTTAATCagatcaaaaaaaatttaactaatgCACCTTTGCTTGTTTTACCTAACTTtgctaaaacttttgaaattgagtgtgatgcttcaggaataggtattggagctgttttgatgcaagaAAGCCATCCAGTTGCTTATTTCAGTGAAAAATTGGGTGTGGCAGCCGTAAATTACCCCACTTATGATAAGGAGATGTATGCCTTGGTAAGGGCTTTGAAAAATTGGCAACACTACCTATGGCCAAAGGAATTTGTGATTCACACAGATCATGAATCTTTGAAGCATTTGAAAGGGCAGCAAAGGTTGAACAAACgccatgccaagtgggtggaattcattgaaacATTTCCTTATGTGATCAGatacaagcaaggtaaggaaaatgtGGTGGTTGATGCATTGTCCCGAATGTATGCTTTACTTTCCATTTTAGATACAAAAATGCTTGGCTTTGAATACATTAAGGATTTTTATGCGCAAGATTCTGATTTTGGTGATGTGTTCAATGCATGTGAAAAAGTGGCATTTGGTAAGTTTTATAGGCATGATGGATTTTTGTTTCGGGAGAATAAACTGTGTGCCTAGGTGTTCTTTGTGTGAATTGCTTCTGAGAGAAGCTCATGGTGGTGATTtgatgggtcattttggtgtagctaagactttaggaattttgcatgatcattttttttggcctcatatgaaacgtgatgtggaaaGAATCTATGAGAAGTGTATCACGTGTAAACAGGCTAAGTCtagtgatgcgaacctcaatcgacacgctttgagacccaacaaaaatattggaatatttaacccaggaaagctaaaaatcagatatttgatagaaaccctgacccaacgtttataatcgaaacgcgaaccaaaggtataagttgaccttgacccaatgattataaagaatcacgaaccaaaggtataaagtttgaacgccacaaggaagaatccttgataagttcacagttcttgaagaaccaaaagagagcaaagcctcaccttttttgaattttattcaacaatattctcaaaaatgtttacaaacttcagagcctatttaaggactccacaaaacttgacagacaagaaaatatattctaaaataactcctaattgataccttaccatatcaagaatcaagtttgacctcaaaaacattaaatgcacctaaaaacaaggaaaatacctaaaaaacgtactaaataataaaaccctaaataaaagctgatttagtctgaaattagcagatccaaaataggaaaaaatctgccttaactgatacagagctggaaagtcaatcagccattaattcatgccataaatcactcccaattaagccagatcagccctaaatagcttgaattaaatt
This portion of the Castanea sativa cultivar Marrone di Chiusa Pesio chromosome 7, ASM4071231v1 genome encodes:
- the LOC142644233 gene encoding uncharacterized protein LOC142644233, translating into MVHQAIKVEEQFKRKGLGRRGQPMTSQWKTTPKRDEQLQNKPKLEPSKSANSKTTTTLGNTEASSSKTRDIKCFKCQGRGHIASQCVNKRVMVINAQGELESENEEEVENVDVPSLEDADDEQNAVARDLLVTSVIIDGGSYTNVASTYLVEKLVLATLKHPQPYRLQWLNECGEIKVTRQVLVALSIGKYEDEEFEDVLPEEVPHGLPPIRAIEHQIDFIPGASIPNRPAYRSNPEETKELQRQVGELLEKGYVHESMSPCAVPVLLVPKKDGTWRMCVNCRVINNITSGYHQIRMKEGDEWKTAFKTKYGIGAVLMQESHPVAYFSEKLGVAAVNYPTYDKEMYALVRALKNWQHYLWPKEFVIHTDHESLKHLKGQQRLNKRHAKWVEFIETFPYVIRYKQGKENVVVDALSRMYALLSILDTKMLGFEYIKDFYAQDSDFGDVFNACEKVAFGKFYRHDGFLFRENKLCA